A portion of the Bactrocera neohumeralis isolate Rockhampton chromosome 2, APGP_CSIRO_Bneo_wtdbg2-racon-allhic-juicebox.fasta_v2, whole genome shotgun sequence genome contains these proteins:
- the LOC126751682 gene encoding uncharacterized protein LOC126751682 yields the protein MDLIGITNANQRGQEQQTVSTAEDFDDNSSELYYSEESEDDDPTGFGLYGKITTAQLREALEESVTIAKDPVQQSKLEIFLHQNYGDRIVYLESTETIETSGFPYIIMFQSFNEHARELRCYTDMLYQSALQYEDDICFAITDFDNYEAVLNHRPRTEAYWKRCKKLGFSKYRRPDIYAVDTENRIYQFVGQLNVDNLKQFSSQLMNDELYKSETIPKDDEEGFVRIGVASNFEQLVLKSDIDIFLVLYSNKCPCSRELMPILEEVGNLLQDEDIIIVKINAEKNYLPLKYYAWYYPTIFFIRRNDKNNLIEYSAATRTVTDIINFIAKHATDDLLEYNRSGRPRFD from the coding sequence atggaTCTAATTGGGATAACAAATGCAAATCAGCGCGGCCAAGAGCAGCAAACAGTTAGTACAGCCGAAGATTTCGATGATAATTCGTCAGAATTGTATTACTCCGAAGAATCAGAAGATGATGATCCAACGGGATTTGGATTGTATGGTAAAATCACAACAGCACAACTCAGAGAGGCTTTAGAGGAATCAGTAACTATTGCGAAGGATCCAGTTCAACAAAGCAAactcgaaatatttttgcatcAAAACTATGGAGACCGTATAGTCTATCTGGAGTCTACGGAAACAATTGAAACTTCCGGATTTCCATACATTATAATGTTTCAAAGTTTTAATGAACATGCCCGCGAGTTACGTTGCTACACCGATATGCTTTATCAATCCGCACTGCAATACGAAGATGACATATGCTTCGCCATAACAGATTTTGATAATTATGAAGCCGTGCTGAATCATAGACCACGCACTGAAGCGTACTGGAAGCGCTGTAAAAAACTTGGCTTTAGTAAATACCGACGGCCGGATATTTATGCAGTGGACACAGAAAATCGCATTTATCAATTCGTTGGACAGCTTAATGTAGATAACTTAAAGCAATTTAGTAGTCAACTAATGAATGATGAGTTATACAAAAGTGAAACAATACCAAAGGACGACGAAGAGGGATTTGTGCGCATAGGCGTAGCAAGTAATTTTGAGCAGTTGGTGCTTAAAAGTGATATTGATATATTCCTAGTGCTATATAGTAATAAATGCCCGTGTTCGCGAGAATTAATGCCAATTCTGGAGGAAGTCGGAAACCTTTTGCAAGATGAAGATATAATAATAGTGAaaataaatgcagaaaaaaattatttaccatTAAAATATTATGCTTGGTATTATCCAACAATATTCTTTATAAGACGGaacgataaaaataatttaatagaaTATAGTGCAGCGACGCGTACTGTCACGGACATTATTAACTTTATAGCCAAACATGCTACAGATGATCTACTGGAATATAACAGAAGTGGTAGACCTAGATTCGattaa
- the LOC126751677 gene encoding T-complex protein 1 subunit gamma: MFGGQQPILVLSQNTKRESGRKVQLENINAGKAIADVIRTCLGPQAMLKMLMDPMGGIVMTNDGNAILREITVQHPAAKSMIEIARTQDEEVGDGTTSVIVLAGEMLAAAEPFLQQQIHPTVIIRAYREALEDIIKHLQSDLSVPLDVNNKEKMAEVVKACVGTKFIGKWSDLAVKIALDAVQTVALNENGRLEVDIKRYAKVEKIPGGSIDESSVLKGVMINKDVTHPKMRRYIENPRIVLLDCSLEYKKGESQTNVEIIGEQDFTRMLQIEEEFVQRICADIIAVKPDIVFTEKGVSDLAQHYLLKAGITAIRRLRKTDNLRIARACGATIVNRTEELSEKDVGTGAGLFEIKKIGDEYFTFITNCKDPKACTILLRGASKDILNETERNLQDALHVARNLIIEPRLVAGGGAIEMAVSQLLSRKQLKGPYTAVAQALEIIPRTLAQNCGANTIRTLTALRAKHASHSGDGVCAWGIDGESGEIVDMNVKGIWEPLAVKMQTYKTAVETAILLLRIDDIVSGSKKRGDDIVNPAAAAQGQE, from the exons atgtttggaGGACAACAACCGATACTTGTGTTAA gTCAAAACACTAAGCGTGAATCTGGCCGCAAGGTGCAGCTGGAGAATATAAATGCCGGAAAG GCAATTGCGGACGTCATTCGTACATGTCTTGGACCACAGGCTATGTTAAAAATGCTTATGGACCCCATGGGTGGCATTGTAATGACGAATGATGGTAATGCCATATTGCGTGAAATCACTGTCCAACATCCAGCTGCCAAGAGCATGATTGAAATTGCTCGTACACAAGATGAAGAGGTTGGTGATGGTACCACTTCTGTAATTGTTTTGGCTGGAGAAATGCTGGCTGCCGCTGAGCCATTTTTGCAGCAACAAATACATCCCACAGTCATTATTCGTGCATACCGTGAAGCTCTAGAAGACATCATCAAACACTTGCAGTCAGACCTTAGTGTACCACTTGATgtaaacaacaaagaaaaaatggCTGAAGTCGTTAAGGCTTGCGTAGGCACAAAATTCATTGGAAAATGGTCTGATTTAGCGGTGAAAATTGCATTGGATGCTGTCCAGACTGTGGCATTGAATGAAAACGGTCGTttagaagttgacataaagcg ATATGCTAAAGTGGAGAAAATCCCCGGTGGAAGTATTGACGAGTCAAGTGTGTTGAAGGGTGTTATGATCAATAAGGATGTAACCCATCCTAAGATGAGACGTTACATTGAAAATCCACGTATAGTTTTGTTGGATTGTTCCCTTGAATATAAAAAGGGTGAAAGTCAAACAAACGTTGAAATCATTGGCGAACAGGATTTCACACGCATGCTACAAATAGAGGAAGAGTTTGTGCAACGCATTTGCGCCGATATCATTGCCGTCAAACCAGATATTGTGTTCACAGAAAAAGGTGTTTCTGATTTGGCGCAACATTATTTGCTCAAGGCCGGAATTACGGCAATAAGACGTCTGCGTAAAACAGATAATTTACGAATTGCACGTGCATGCGGTGCTACGATTGTCAATCGTACTGAGGAATTGTCAGAAAAGGATGTCGGCACTGGTGCTGGTCTCTTTGAGATTAAGAAAATTGGCGATGAGTACTTTACATTTATAACTAATTGCAAGGACCCAAAGGCGTGCACAATCTTGCTACGCGGTGCATCGAAAGACATACTAAACGAAACAGAACGTAACTTGCAAGATGCTTTACATGTAgcaagaaatttaattattgagccACGTTTGGTAGCTGGTGGTGGTGCCATTGAAATGGCTGTATCCCAGCTGTTGTCCCGCAAACAGTTGAAAGGACCTTATACTGCCGTAGCACAAGCGCTGGAAATTATTCCACGTACGCTGGCACAAAACTGTGGCGCCAATACTATTCGTACTTTAACTGCGTTGCGTGCAAAACATGCATCCCACTCAG GTGATGGCGTCTGCGCTTGGGGTATCGATGGCGAATCTGGCGAAATCGTAGACATGAATGTCAAGGGTATCTGGGAACCATTGGCTGTGAAAATGCAGACATACAAAACCGCCGTTGAAACTGCTATTTTACTGCTGCGCATTGACGATATTGTGTCTGGCTCGAAAAAACGAGGTGACGATATTGTGAaccctgctgctgctgctcagGGCCAAGAATAA
- the LOC126751680 gene encoding N(6)-adenine-specific methyltransferase METTL4, whose protein sequence is MYKLEIRNRIAIYLDHRDLINNIYNNDAKEAAEIWELREELFHFHERLKDSDDQCSATQEPKTEVKDVQLAGEHINARKRQKTEYKNAIAALTHLKALAEQILQRLKQCKQFEKHTDNSFPRYWEEITIEDFPIFNGVNKTDTFQRCQFGAFSYLIPPHCEFFNCNIEELTKLLPQLMPNSVGYDLIVMDPPWRNKYIRRLKRARQELAYKMLSTEQLSQIPMMQLVHKHSIVAIWCTNSRELQRAIVENLLPKWNLRLLHTLHWLKINTNGKLIGPIDTSGLKKQPFEMLYIACHIESEPDYGTDLQNVSTILSVPSIIHSHKPPLIPWLKDVLPENPKCLEIFARYLQPQFTSIGLEVLKLMDERLYTKRSYL, encoded by the coding sequence atgtataaactcGAAATACGTAATAGAATCGCCATATATCTCGATCATCGagatttaattaataatatatataacaacGATGCTAAAGAAGCAGCAGAGATTTGGGAATTGCGAGAAGAGcttttccattttcatgaacGTTTAAAAGATAGTGATGACCAGTGCAGTGCAACACAGGAACCAAAGACTGAAGTGAAGGACGTTCAATTGGCAGGCGAACACATTAATGCGAGGAAAAGACAAAAAACAGAATACAAAAATGCAATCGCAGCACTAACGCATTTAAAAGCATTAGCAGAGCAGATTTTGCAGCGCCTAAAGCAATGTAAACAATTCGAAAAACATACGGATAATAGTTTTCCACGCTATTGGGAAGAAATTACTATCGAAGATTTTCCCATATTTAATGGTGTTAATAAAACCGACACATTCCAACGTTGTCAGTTTGGCGCGTTTTCTTACCTCATACCACCGCATTGCGAATTTTTCAATTGTAATATCGAAGAGTTAACAAAGTTACTACCGCAACTCATGCCCAACTCAGTTGGTTACGATTTAATTGTAATGGACCCACCTTGGCGAAACAAGTACATACGCCGGTTAAAACGTGCGCGACAAGAACTTGCTTATAAAATGCTTAGTACCGAGCAGCTAAGTCAAATTCCTATGATGCAGCTAGTGCATAAACATAGTATAGTGGCCATATGGTGTACAAAttccagagaactgcaacgtgCTATTGTAGAGAATTTGTTGCCGAAATGGAACTTGCGTTTACTACACACATTACACTGGCTAAAAATTAATACTAACGGCAAGTTAATTGGACCCATCGATACAAGTGGTTTAAAGAAGCAGCCCTTTGAAATGTTATACATAGCATGTCACATAGAAAGTGAACCAGATTATGGCACAGACTTGCAAAATGTATCGACGATTTTGAGCGTGCCCAGTATTATACACTCACACAAGCCGCCTCTCATACCTTGGCTAAAGGATGTGCTTCCCGAAAACCCGAAATGCCTGGAGATATTTGCTCGTTATTTGCAGCCCCAATTCACATCTATAGGATTAGAAGTATTAAAACTGATGGACGAACGTTTATACACTAAGCGCAGCTATTTATAA